One stretch of Bactrocera tryoni isolate S06 unplaced genomic scaffold, CSIRO_BtryS06_freeze2 scaffold_7, whole genome shotgun sequence DNA includes these proteins:
- the LOC120781517 gene encoding uncharacterized protein LOC120781517 gives MSGASLKWYLKHLQEGRTPEEAERLAKNRVRGNSASPTSKVRKGANTASSKGSSGIRASGRVNADPTAKTGSVRIATPAAKRKSSQITPQKPPNSKRQRGSYAQVARGQLSAPNPSRAAEGQRRYADALKGIRMAVLPLNYPAEILKAAELTALQNLLMEEVYRGCKDPVRFHGVHFKGGFMQLDCRNEDSVNWLREIAPKLTGWKGPTLCVRRGEDIPIMHSMTVLLPRCEGKHFEFALGLLRNQNRGINTSAWRVVDSKMEGAGWRLNLCVNDESYKVIRKEGFRLSYRYSEVVIRPYKPKTTEKEDEKMQVDEESTRPSTMTVEQVSTAKTTAEVPAVKPTTEEGELPSTQELLEGLEDLIGTAGDGADEDQFLIEPIL, from the coding sequence ATGAGTGGTGCCAGCCTAAAATGGTACCTGAAGCACCTCCAGGAGGGAAGAACTCCTGAGGAGGCCGAAAGATTAGCAAAGAACAGAGTCAGAGGCAACAGTGCCTCCCCGACCTCGAAGGTGCGTAAGGGCGCAAACACCGCATCCAGTAAGGGTAGCAGCGGGATTCGGGCCAGCGGTCGTGTCAACGCAGATCCAACCGCTAAGACTGGCAGTGTCAGGATAGCAACCCCGGCAGCCAAACGCAAGAGCAGCCAAATTACGCCACAGAAGCCACCAAACTCCAAGAGACAACGGGGCAGCTACGCCCAGGTAGCTAGGGGCCAGCTCTCTGCACCGAATCCTTCGCGGGCAGCTGAGGGACAGCGTAGATATGCGGATGCCTTAAAGGGCATACGGATGGCTGTGCTGCCCCTGAACTACCCCGCGGAGATTCTGAAAGCAGCGGAGCTTACCGCTCTACAAAATCTCCTCATGGAGGAGGTGTACAGGGGCTGCAAGGACCCAGTACGCTTCCATGGGGTACACTTCAAGGGCGGATTTATGCAGCTCGACTGCAGGAATGAAGACAGCGTCAACTGGCTAAGGGAGATCGCTCCCAAGCTGACTGGCTGGAAAGGCCCCACTCTTTGCGTCAGGAGGGGAGAGGACATCCCGATCATGCACAGTATGACGGTACTCCTCCCAAGATGCGAGGGGAAACACTTCGAATTTGCTCTGGGGCTCCTCAGGAATCAAAACAGAGGGATCAATACCTCGGCCTGGCGAGTTGTCGACAGCAAAATGGAGGGTGCCGGATGGAGGTTAAACCTGTGCGTGAACGACGAGTCCTACAAAGTCATCCGAAAGGAGGGCTTCCGCCTGAGCTATCGGTATAGTGAGGTAGTCATAAGGCCCTACAAACCGAAGACTACAGAAAAAGAAGACGAGAAGATGCAGGTGGACGAGGAATCTACTCGTCCCAGCACCATGACAGTCGAGCAGGTTTCAACTGCGAAAACAACTGCGGAAGTCCCAGCAGTGAAGCCGACCACGGAAGAGGGGGAGCTACCCTCTACGCAGGAGCTCTTGGAGGGACTCGAAGACCTTATAGGTACTGCGGGGGACGGGGCAGATGAGGACCAGTTCCTCATCGAACCGATCCTATAA
- the LOC120781518 gene encoding secreted RxLR effector protein 161-like has translation MSSSYPVATPIDLNQRLSNEMCPTDETEQHEMSKVPYMQAVGCLLFALQITRPDISFAVNLLSRFSTNPGKVHWVTVKRVMRYLKGTIDSGIVYSREVNDLTGYCDADWASDLDERRSTTGYMFKLQGGPISWCTRRQRTVALSSTEAEFMAMTSAIQEATWLIRLHSELTSVMVKGMVFYCDNKSAIQVVLNNSYSPRTKHVDIKDLFLYGVGTHRYERFRSYHAGGSCSAGKLIGQFITGDASVA, from the exons ATGTCTAGCAGCTATCCGGTTGCGACACCAATCGATTTAAATCAACGTCTGAGTAATGAAATGTGTCCAACAGATGAAACAGAGCAGCATGAAATGTCAAAAGTACCGTATATGCAGGCTGTTGGTTGCTTGTTATTCGCCTTACAAATAACGCGACCTGACATCAGTTTTGCAGTTAATCTATTGAGTCGTTTTTCTACAAATCCCGGAAAAGTACACTGGGTTACGGTAAAACGTGTAATGCGTTATCTGAAAGGTACCATTGACAGCGGAATTGTGTATAGCAGAGAAGTAAATGATCTTACTGGATACTGTGACGCAGATTGGGCTAGTGATCTTGACGAAAGACGATCTACGACGGGCTATATGTTTAAGCTTCAGGGTGGTCCGATATCCTGGTGCACACGAAGGCAGCGTACTGTTGCTTTATCATCGACAGAAGCCGAATTCATGGCCATGACATCAGCTATTCAAGAAGCAACTTGGTTAATACGTCTACATTCTGAATTGACATCAGTTATGGTAAAAGGTATGGTATTTTACTGTGACAATAAAAGTGCTATACAAGTGGTCTTGAATAACTCATATTCACCTCGTACAAAACACGTGGATATAAAAG ACCTGTTCCTTTATGGTGTGGGGACCCACCGCTATGAAAGGTTCCGGTCCTACCATGCTGGTGGATCTTGCAGCGCGGGCAAGCTCATCGGCCAGTTCATTACCGGCGATGCCTCTGTGGCCTGA